Proteins from a genomic interval of Maylandia zebra isolate NMK-2024a linkage group LG15, Mzebra_GT3a, whole genome shotgun sequence:
- the LOC101475844 gene encoding uncharacterized protein LOC101475844 isoform X1, which translates to MGENTITKPLGLVFIITAHMVFNDPSHAQVIGIFGSNITLQFTFNVSINENSQIGIYITGEKKIDDFKSGKGSFVICPQNNSVFYHIINLTLNHTNTYWASLFGGNLRKSNEVKLTVEERNISCTAPPPSTKPTVFNESSNSLSINKIIIIFAVLPVVLLATVLPWLICSLVRPKEAGSGGDAKPSLALNKQQQQQERPQSSTPTVQESVASLSSVSAPSVIYSVLDFPKRPPTIVEINPRDTEYAAVSYLTEKRHM; encoded by the exons ACCCCAGCCATGCACAAGTCATCGGGATCTTTGGCAGCAACATCACCCTTCAATTTACATTTAATGTTAGCATTAATGAAAACAGTCAAATTGGAATTTATATAACAGGCGAGAAAAAGATTGACGATTTTAAAAGTGGGAAAGGTTCCTTTGTTATTTGCCCCCAAAACAATTCTGTCTTTTACCACATCATAAATCTCACTCTAAACCACACTAACACCTACTGGGCCAGTTTATTTGGGGGCAACCTAAGAAAAAGTAATGAAGTGAAGCTGACTGTTGAAGAAAGGAACATAAGCTGTACAG CTCCACCGCCGTCGACTAAACCCACAGTTTTCAATGAAAGTTCCAATTCCCTTTCCATCAATaagatcatcatcatcttcgCGGTTTTACCTGTGGTCCTGTTAGCAACAGTACTCCCATGGTTGATCTGTAGTCTCGTGAGACCCAAAG AGGCGGGATCAGGAGGTGATGCTAAGCCTAGCTTAGCATTAA acaaacaacagcaacaacaagaaAGGCCGCAAAGCTCCACTCCCACAGTGCAG GAATCAGTGGCGTCGTTGAGCAGCGTGTCTGCACCCTCGGTGATCTACAGCGTCTTGGACTTCCCCAAAAGACCTCCGACAATTGTTGAGATCAACCCAAGAGATACAGAGTATGCTGCCGTCAGCTATCTCACAGAAAAGAGACACATGTGA
- the LOC101475844 gene encoding uncharacterized protein LOC101475844 isoform X2, whose protein sequence is MGENTITKPLGLVFIITAHMVFNDPSHAQVIGIFGSNITLQFTFNVSINENSQIGIYITGEKKIDDFKSGKGSFVICPQNNSVFYHIINLTLNHTNTYWASLFGGNLRKSNEVKLTVEERNISCTAPPPSTKPTVFNESSNSLSINKIIIIFAVLPVVLLATVLPWLICSLVRPKDKQQQQQERPQSSTPTVQESVASLSSVSAPSVIYSVLDFPKRPPTIVEINPRDTEYAAVSYLTEKRHM, encoded by the exons ACCCCAGCCATGCACAAGTCATCGGGATCTTTGGCAGCAACATCACCCTTCAATTTACATTTAATGTTAGCATTAATGAAAACAGTCAAATTGGAATTTATATAACAGGCGAGAAAAAGATTGACGATTTTAAAAGTGGGAAAGGTTCCTTTGTTATTTGCCCCCAAAACAATTCTGTCTTTTACCACATCATAAATCTCACTCTAAACCACACTAACACCTACTGGGCCAGTTTATTTGGGGGCAACCTAAGAAAAAGTAATGAAGTGAAGCTGACTGTTGAAGAAAGGAACATAAGCTGTACAG CTCCACCGCCGTCGACTAAACCCACAGTTTTCAATGAAAGTTCCAATTCCCTTTCCATCAATaagatcatcatcatcttcgCGGTTTTACCTGTGGTCCTGTTAGCAACAGTACTCCCATGGTTGATCTGTAGTCTCGTGAGACCCAAAG acaaacaacagcaacaacaagaaAGGCCGCAAAGCTCCACTCCCACAGTGCAG GAATCAGTGGCGTCGTTGAGCAGCGTGTCTGCACCCTCGGTGATCTACAGCGTCTTGGACTTCCCCAAAAGACCTCCGACAATTGTTGAGATCAACCCAAGAGATACAGAGTATGCTGCCGTCAGCTATCTCACAGAAAAGAGACACATGTGA